TAAATATAGCTAAAAATGGAAAAGGGAAGTCGATGTCAAGCAATCCTTGAAGACGAAAGGGGTATATGTAATCTGTATACCCCTGTTGGCAACGTCTGCTGTAGGCATCAAACTTTCAATAATATTTTTTCAATTTCTTTTATTGTCTCAGCAAAAAAAGGAGCATCTGATTTAACGATATTATCCTCACTTCCATCATGTTTACAGCACTTCCGGCAGCTATGAGGTACATCCTCAAAACTGAAAGCTGTGCTAGGAGGGGGCAAGGATAAAAACTGTATTGCATAATAGCGGGAAGCGCTGTATCCCTCTTTTGTCACTTTCCGTGAGGGCGATCGCTAGAAGCCTCATGAGGCAATGAATACAAGCTATACTATTAGAAAAAAATCGGTCTTGTATTTGTTATTAGGAAATAATCGCGCGATGCCTGCGGCGGGCGGAGCCATCGCAGGCTATACAAAAGCTCTAGAATTCAGAAATGGCAAAAGTTTTCGGAGAGTGACAGAAGAGGGGTATGATGAGGGAAAGTAGTCAGATTTAATTTTCGGTGATGTTCAGTATTGTCATAGCGAAAAATTAGATTATTCTCTGAATTCATATATTGATAACTATACATTTTTCTATCTGGGGATATTTCAACATAAACAAATTCCCTTAAATGCAGCAAGGAATTATCTTTAAATTCGACCTTGCCTCTGATAAATCCTTCATATATTCCTCTTTTTTCAGTTTCTACATGAAATCTATCTCTGAGGATTAAATTAAAAGCTGAATTTCCTGAAAATAATCTTCAATCAACAAAATCAATCTCCTCTCTTGACTCTTTTGTTTGTTGTAAATGTGCCAACATTCGAGCTTCTCCAATCCACTCATCAAAGTCAAAATTATGGGATAATTCATCATTATTAAACTGAGTGATAAAATCCTCAGTCGATAATTGATATTTGGTTTCAAATTCGTGAATCCGTTCTTCTGTTCTTTTAATTCCTGCTGTCACACTCTGTAATCTTTCTGACAAAGCACTTTGAATAATGCGTCTGAGGGAATCTGGATCTTTTGACCGGAGTTTGAGTTCAGCCATTATTTTTCCTCTCTTGCTACTGTTGAATTCACAAAATAGTCCTTGAATGAGCAGTTGTTATTCTATATGGAAATGGTAAATAATCTGTGAGCAATGGCACTTTTTCAATTTCACTTTCTTAGTCCATCACTTAAAACAGTTATCAGTTAAAACCCAAGGACTTTACGACTTTACTGATAACTGTTTACTATTAAAACATCGCCCATCCAAAACGAATCTCTCAATAGAAACCTTCTACTATTATTTCTTACCTGCTTGCACACGCCCTTTTGTACCTTGTATCACCTTCGCTTCTGACTCTTCCTTACTAGAATTAACCATTTGCATCAAGTGCTGGTTTAGATAACTTTGCGCCGAAATATACAAACTTTCCCAAATCTCTTGATTACGGCTGATTTTTGTACCGACTGTATTCCCTGCTGTTTTCTCCGACACCAAGTATTTACGAAAATAGTTAGTCCACAGGTGTTGGAGGAAATCTTCAGCGAATTTGTCAAAAGGAATAATCCACTTATAGTCTTGATCCAAAAATACCCGATACGATGCAATTATTGGTAGTGCCAAGTCGGTTGGCGCACCAAATCCAAAGGAGTACTTGCTGTCTGGCAACAGCGTAGTTTTACGTATATCTATTGATGCTAAATCGTTGACACCCTTTCTTCTGGGGTTGCTGATATAGTCTTGGATTATCCCTCTTCTGTCACTCTCCGAAAACTTTTGCCATTTCTGAATTCTAGAGCTTTTGTATAGCCTGCGATGGCTCCGCCCGCCGCAGGCATCGCGCGATTATTTCCTAATAACAAATACAAGACCGATTTTTTTCTAATAGTATAGCTTGTATTCATTGCCTCATGAGGCTTCTAGCGATCGCCCTCACGGAAAGTGACAAAAGAGGGTTATTTCGTAGAGTCTTTGCTCTATCCACAGAGCATGAGTTAGCAGAGGCAATAAGGCGGTTAATCTTTCCCTTTCTGCGTCTGTAATGTTACTTGGAAGACTCATTCCTGCTGGGTGTTTAGTTCGTTTATTGCCGTCGGGGTTGTATCTATTTCTGTCGAGGCAGTAAAGGAGCTTCAGCAAATGGGTGACCAAATAATTACTAATTCGTAATTCGTAATTCGTAATTAAAAACTTAGAAATTATGAATTAATTACTAATTAATTCATTAAGGGTACAGAGCCACCTAATTTTAATTATGAAAAAGAAAAAAACGAAGTATCCTTGCTACAAGCCCCCTATTTCGGCATGGGGTAATAATTACGAATTACGTTAGCGCAGCGGTAGCGAGTCCGCGAGCGTCATTACGAATTACGAATTATTTTGACATTGCACTGGGCGTTTCTGGGAGCGCCGCTTTGATTTTGGTAATAGGCGATGCGGAATTTTCTATCTTCTGCTCTCTCTAACTGGGCTAAATACTGCTTGATGAATTTGTAATCACCTCTAGCGTTGACTTTGGAGCGAGAATCTACTGGCGTTGTGGTATTTGAAGCCAGGGCTATATCCTTGGCTGATTCTTCAGTCAGTCCGATGTGGATCGTAACTTTTACCCTAGCTTGGGTTAGGTCGTATTTATAGTTTTTCGCTTGTTCAAATGCTAAAACTGTATGCGCTCCGTTGATAATGCCATCGCTACCGCCCTCCGAGGCTTCTAAAATTTCCAGTTCTAGTTCAGTTTTGTTTTTGCTCTTGTTAGCTTTATTGGCTGAGAGAACGATTCCACTGTGGCGAGAGAAGAATTTTGCAGGTTCGGTTGTCAGTGAGTCGAAGATTTGTCTGTAGGTCGCGCTTTTGCGATTTGGTTCCCTGATGTTGGGTTCTAAGGGGAGGTCTATAGGGAAGCTATCTACATGGGCTGTGGCGATAATGCAATTGGGGTTGGCTTGAAAATAGTTATCTATCTTAATGTTCCAAGTCTTGGGCATACAATATTTGCAATGTCAGGGGAATTTCTATGTTAACTAAAACCCTGACCAAACAATTCGCTTTTTCGCCCGTTCGCAATGACGCTCCTACGTCGCTAACGCTGCGCTAACGCAATTGCGGAGGGAGCAACGCGATTTTGTGAGGTGCTGAAACCTGGGACGTATATAGCTGGTTTCAGGATGCGATCGCAACTAAAAAAGCAGGTTTTGTTGAGAATATAGGGGGTGTAATTGAGAACCAAACCCCGATCTCACTTTTTCGCGTTGCTCCCATTGCGGACGTAATTGGATAATTGAGCCGCTGGGATACAAAGCAAATTTAATTCATTGATGGAAGATCAAGAAATGTGTAGCATAAATTCTCAGAGCAAGTGCCTGAGGGCATGGGGCACTAATTGCGAACGGGCGAAAAAGCGAATTGGTAATTGCTCTGACCCTGATATTGCTTTCTTGACACGCCTGAAAAGCTGAAATTCACAGCATCATTATGCTTAATTTGTGCAGTGCCTAAATCCTAGCTTAGATAAAGAGTACTTAAACTCTTCATATTTAAGCACTCCCCTTATGGAAAGCTATTTTCAACTATAAACAACAGCTTAGTTGCTATACTTATTTACAAAAACTTACTTAAGATAGACTATTATTCATACTTAAGTTAGTTGCAAAAAGTGCTTATGTTAAAAAGTTTTCTAGAACATCTATAATTAGGCTCGATTACTTAGTTTTACTTAAAACGTATTTATACTTATTCTCCTTATGAGAATGCCTGCTTTACTAATATTCAGCAAGCGCAACTGTACAGTACCATGACTACCACCAAGATTCATTCAGTTGTCTGTATTCACTCTCGTGTTTTAGCCGTATTTTACACTCCGGGTAAATGCTGGCAGTTTCGGATTGTTAGCCCCGATGGCACGGTATTCGGTAACTATCCGATTTACTATAATGCTGAAGCAGCAGCAAAAGCTGGGCGTGATTCGATTTATCAAAACCGTTGAAGCGGTTAATTCATTCGGTGGCAACTTCAGTGGCAAAAGTACTCTCATCGTGCCAGCAGGAGAGCCATCACCCGTAGCCTTTAGAGAGAATTAAATTATTGTAGCGGTACCTTTTAAAGCGATAGCAGTCAATAAACTAATGACACTACAAATAATCTGTTGCGTTTTCAGCCCCTGGCAATAGCAGAGCTTATCCATTGTCACTTTTGCAATTCTTATCATTAGTTCTACTTTTTCTGGCAGATTCCACAGGGTTTCCACAGCTATTTCTGCTGTTTTCCACAGTTGTTTTACAAGATAATCAGCTTCTGTTCACTCACTGGGGATTTTGTCATAGCTGTAGTCATCACATTGCTTTACTGAGTTATTGTTACGTAAGGTAAATAAAACCTGCTTCTAACCCTTATTTTCACGTAATTATTTATTTTTATTATATTTCTCTTTAACATTTAGCAACATTGACAAACCGAGCCAATCAGCACACAATAAATCGACTAGCCTTTGTCGCCCGTCCATTTTGAACATCATCACATCAACTGTATAAAAATATTCAGTTGTTAGTGCAGGTGGTTTGGCAAGCAAGGAACGGGGTGAAACAGTACAAACGCTGCATCACCTCTAGCTTATTGTCTCTATAATTTGCTCTTTCGGAAGCTTTGAACGGATGAACTCAACCCAAAATATCTTTACTACCCTTCCTGAAACCCTACATCAATCTCTCAACACCTACTTAGAAAAACATCCTGATTGGGATGAACGTCGCCTTATTACCGCAGCTATTTCTCTGTTTCTGCTGCAAAATGCTGATGGTGACCACCGTGTTTCCCAAGTTTATCTAGATACTCTGTTTCGTCGCAGCTAATACTATTCCCTAGAAGTCATACTAAATAAAAGGTCAATCAAACGATACACTCAAAAAGATTCCTTCACTCAGGTTTAATGGTAAGTAAAAACGAGGTAAAATCGGAAACATCAACTGTTGTAGTATCGCCACTATCGGATGCAGCAGAACCCAAACTCGTAGATGATGCTGAAGATGTGGCTCAACCAGTGGGAAATGTTTTGGATAGTGATGATATTTTAAACTCACTCAAGACCTTACTCAATAGTATAGAAAAGCTACAAAAAGTGGCTCTTCATTACATATTATGCTAATTTGGCTTGATAAAACCTTGAAACCTTTGCTCTTCAATAAAAATAAAGGCTTTTTACTAACATTTTAGGGTTTTGGCAATGATTTGGGCTTTTGACCTTTATTTTTAAGTCAAGTTTTGAGTTTTAACTAATAATTTGGCATAACAGGTACTGAAGAACCCAAAAAGTTCGCCTTGAAGTAGGTGATATTAAACCTTTAATTGAACAGATGCTTGATGGAAAACCAGTCAGGAGTGAAGAACTTGAAAAAGCCAAGATTGGTGCCAGCACTCTTAATCGCCTCGTTCGTGCTTATAGTGATCACCTTGCAGCACTATTAAAAGCGCAATCTGCTCGTACCTTGCTCTCTCAAGTACTTAGCTTCAATCCAGCTAACTAAAACTGGCTTTCATCTGTTTCAAAAACAGAGGATTACCCCATCAACTTCTCTACACTCATTTAGCTCTATTATTTTTGATTGAAAATTGAGTTTTCAATTTAAAAAGCCCTGGTAAAATCCAGGGCTTTGTTTTATTATATGCGGTTTACTAAATGCCAGCCCTCTCTATACACATAATCATCACCCAATTGCTTTGAGCTATTACTGCTGTTGAAATTTTGTCGATTGAGGAGCTTTTTTCATAATGCGCTGGTAACTGTAGTATGAATACTTGTCGAATTTTGGGGGAAAGGGAAAGAAAAACCAGGGCAAACGCATCTAAAGTATAAAAATCTTTTAATACTTGGGTTTCGGCGTTTTTTAATTGAGCCTATTTTTTCGTCAAGATCCTTATCCAGCAGGGGTTTTAGAAATCCCGTGCGTTCGCCCTGAAAGAAAAACCCCTTACGCTTACCCTAGATGAATTTCTAATTAGCATTTTGTACTTCTTCAATGGGAGCGATGCTCCAAAGTTAGATCGGACTTTAATTCTCAGTTAGAGAGCTAGATTCTCAATAAAAACAGTTATTTAGCTGCGATGCCTAACGGCGGGCGTAGATGCAGCACCCCTAAATAGGTGATGGGAGCACCCGAATTTTAAACACCTCACTGTTAGAGCATTGCTCCCTTCTTCAATTGGCACAGACCGAATTAATTCCCGAATCACATCGGTTGCTGGTCTACCAGTAATTGAACAGTATTTTTCCAGCTTCTCTGCTTCACTTGATGTGAGATTGATTGTAAGTCGTTTAGCAGCCCATTTTTATTCATAATATTGCTCCAAAAGTTAACAAGGTATGGCGTTAACCACCCCAATAACCTGCCAATTTGAAGACTACTTGCAAGATAGATGGTGAAAAGGAGTTCAAAAGTGGAACTGTAACTATCGTTGTTGCCCCAGCCGCCGCCTCATTGTAGACACTTTGCCAAGCTTCTGGACCGCTAGTAGATTGTCCATGAACTTGTGTACTAACACCTAACTTTAAGCCAAGCGCAGCTAAACCAACTAGTATTGTGCGACGTTTCAACATTATTTCTTGATACCTAATAGTTCGCCCTTGTTTATTGTGTAAGGTAAAGCGAAGCTGTCTTTATAAGAGTAAGGGCTACGGTTTTGCAGCGATTAGATTGCTAATGGTCAAGCAATTCATCTATGGTGCTACTTTTTCTCGAAACAGCTTTCCAGGAGAAAACGCAGGAACTCTAGTAGCTGGAATCGTAATTGTCTCCCTGGTTTTGGGATTACGCCCTTCGCGCTAGTAACGTTCGCGTCACTCGAATGACCCAAACCCAACGAGCGTTACCTTATCCCCATTGGCTACAGCTTCGGTAACAACTAACAAAAAAGCATTGATTACTTCATCAGCTTGCTTTTTTGTGATGTTGGTCTTTGCTGCTACAGCATCCACTAATTCGCCTTTGTTCATAAATCACCCTGAAGCATTGCCAGTATTGGAAATTTACTTTACCATTACTTCCTCCCCCAATACGGTTCGGATAAGCATTTTTCACTTTCCTTATGATCTGGGGAATGGGTTTGCAGGTATTGGGTAAAGGATGCATTCAAAACCTTTCCCCTTTCCCCTTTCCCCTTTCCCCTTTAACCGAACCGTATTGCCACATCCCCTACTTAGAAGTTCCCACAACTGTTACTGCTGCTACCGCCAAAGAAATACAGACCTTGCCCGCTCCCTCTGATATCACTGAAAAACCTGAGTCTACTACAACCAAACTCCAAACAGAAAAATTAGCCACTAAATCTACCTTTTAGCATAGAAAGTTTGCTGTTTATTTGTAATATACTTTTTTTGCTCAATGTAATATACTTTTTGCTCAAAAAAATGTAAATCTAAGTATTTACAGCCTTTTTAGCTATGCTTGATGAACTTTTGAGGCATAGTTAAGTAAAAAACGTAAATTAACTCAAAAGGCATACTTAGTTTTAAAGTAAGCCAAAGACAAGTTGTCAGACTATGGCTCTTTCATTACTTTTAAACAAATTATAAATACTACAGGTAAAACAAATATGAAAAAACAAGCTGTAGCGGCAGGATTTGTTCTATTTTCTTTCATGTTGCCGACCAAAGCCTCGGCTGTAAGTTTTGATCAGCTTTATGTATTTGGCGATAGTCTTTCGGATACAGGCAATATATACAATGCTACCGATAAAAAATATCCTTCAAGCCCACCTTACTTTGAAGGACGTTTTTCTAATGGGTCCCTCTGGGTGGATTATCTTGGAGATCAGCTAGGGTTAAAGCCTACTTTATTTACTACTATTCCTTCTACACCAATTGCTAACCAAGGTATAAACTTTGCCTTCGGTGGTTCTGGTTCTGGTTTAGATAATGCTGTTGTTGACAATATAGGATTACCAGGGGTGCTTAAACAAGTCCTCGGTTTTGCCGAAACTCTGCAAGCAAATAATCAAACTGCTGACCCAAATGCACTTTATACATTGTGGGGAGGTGCAAATGATTTCTTTTTTCTAAACCCCGAAGACTCTACCACGGCAATCAATAATACATCCTTGGCGTTGAATACTCTGGTAGGAGTCGGCGCGAAAAATATTCTTGTATTTAACTTGCCAGATTTGGGACAGATCCCAGCAGCTAAAAATGGTAATCGCAACGCTACAACCTTAAGCAAATCAACTACTGACTTTAACTTGGGTTTAGCAGAAACTGTGAGCGCTTTGAGTCAAAACCCAAATCTCAACATCATCTCTGTTGATACTTATTCCTTATTGAATCAGGCTAGCGCATTGGGTTTTACCAATGTAACGGAGTCTTGCCTAGATAGGCAAGATATATGTGACCCAGCTAATAACAAGTTTCTCTTCTGGGACGATTTTCACCCAACGACTGCTGGTCATAAGTTAGTAGCAGACACTGCACTGGCGGCGATTGAGGCTAAGTCTGTCCCTGAACCTGCAATAAATTTGGGGATTTTAGCCCTTGGTGCTTTTGGTGTGGTAGGAGTGCTAAAGCGTCAACAAAAAAGGTCAGCACTTGTATCAGCAAGTCGGGTTCTTGATGCACAATTGTCTCATACAACAGTTGAAAGCTGAACTAACTGTATTGATGTGGGATTACGATCGCTTATTTCCAGCCATTCGACATGTATACATGGCTATAAAT
This Nostoc flagelliforme CCNUN1 DNA region includes the following protein-coding sequences:
- a CDS encoding SGNH/GDSL hydrolase family protein, which gives rise to MKKQAVAAGFVLFSFMLPTKASAVSFDQLYVFGDSLSDTGNIYNATDKKYPSSPPYFEGRFSNGSLWVDYLGDQLGLKPTLFTTIPSTPIANQGINFAFGGSGSGLDNAVVDNIGLPGVLKQVLGFAETLQANNQTADPNALYTLWGGANDFFFLNPEDSTTAINNTSLALNTLVGVGAKNILVFNLPDLGQIPAAKNGNRNATTLSKSTTDFNLGLAETVSALSQNPNLNIISVDTYSLLNQASALGFTNVTESCLDRQDICDPANNKFLFWDDFHPTTAGHKLVADTALAAIEAKSVPEPAINLGILALGAFGVVGVLKRQQKRSALVSASRVLDAQLSHTTVES
- a CDS encoding DUF2811 domain-containing protein; the protein is MNSTQNIFTTLPETLHQSLNTYLEKHPDWDERRLITAAISLFLLQNADGDHRVSQVYLDTLFRRS